In Eleginops maclovinus isolate JMC-PN-2008 ecotype Puerto Natales chromosome 10, JC_Emac_rtc_rv5, whole genome shotgun sequence, the following proteins share a genomic window:
- the exoc7 gene encoding exocyst complex component 7 isoform X5, whose translation MGITSRMIPTEDASARKREIEEKLKQEQETLSFIRENLEKSDQLTKGMVSILSSFESRLMQLENSIIPVHKQTENLQRLQENVDKTLSCMDHVISYYHVAKDTDRIIREGPTGRLDEYLACIAKIQKAVEYFQDNNPDSPELNTVKARFEKGKELLEAEFRSLLTRYSKPVPPILILDAISVDEELEVQEDVVLEHLPEAVLQDIICIAGWLVEYGRNQDFMNVYFQIRSNQLDRSIKGLKDHFRKNSANSGILYSPAVQTKRKDTPTKKAPKRPGKDDVLDIEIDSYIHCISAFVKLAQSEYALLAEIIPEHHQKKTFDSLIQEALDNLMLEGDNIVSAARRAIMRHDYSAVLTIFPILRHLKMNKSEFDSTLQGTAASTKNKLPTLITSMETIGAKALEEFADSIKNDPDKEYNMPKDGTVHELTSNAILFLQQLLDFHETAGAMLASQETSSSASSYTSEFNKRLLSTYICKVLGNLQLNLLSKSKVYEDSALSAIFLHNNYNYILKSLEKSELIQLVTVTQKKAESSYRELIEQQIQMYQRSWLKVTEHLTDRNMPVFQPGTKLKDKERQVIKDKFKGFNDGLEELCKIQKGWAIPDKEQRDFIRQAQRRVVSDAYRAFLHRCANISFTKNPEKYHKYRPEEVEEMIGRLFDTSA comes from the exons ATGGGAATTACTTCCAGGATGATTCCTACCGAGGATGCGTCGGCCAGGAAGAGGGAGATAGAGGAGAAACTGAAGCAG GAGCAAGAGACGCTGTCATTCATCCGAGAAAACCTGGAGAAGAGTGATCAGCTGACTAAGGGCATg GTCTCTATCCTGTCGTCTTTCGAGAGCCGCCTGATGCAGCTGGAGAACTCCATCATCCCGGtgcacaaacagacagagaacCTGCAGCGTCTGCAGGAGAACGTGGACAAGACTCTGTCCTGCATGGACCACGTCATCAGCTACTACCACGTGGCCAAAGACACGGACAGGATCATCAGAGAGGG GCCTACAGGTAGACTGGATGAGTACCTTGCTTGTATAGCAAAGATTCAGAAAGCTGTGGAATATTTCCAAGACAACAACCCTGACAGCCCTGAACTCAACACAGTG AAAGCACGCTTTGAGAAGGGCAAAGAGCTGCTGGAGGCCGAGTTCCGCAGCCTCCTGACCCGCTACAGTAAACCGGTTCCCCCCATCCTCATCCTGGATGCCATCAGTGTGGACGAAGAGCTGGAGGTCCAGGAGGATGTGGTGCTGGAACACCTGCCCGAAGCCGTGCTCCAAGACATCATCTGCATCGCCGGCTGGCTGGTGGAGTACGGACGCAACCAGG ATTTTATGAATGTCTACTTCCAGATCAGGTCCAACCAGTTGGATCGCTCCATCAAAGGCCTGAAGGATCACTTCCGCAAGAACAGCGCCAACTCCGGGATCCTCTACTCGCCCGCCGTCCAAACCAAACGCAAGGACACGCCCACCAAAAAGGCTCCCAAGAGACCAG GAAAAGACGATGTTCTGGACATAGAGATTGACTCCTACATCCACTGCATCAGTGCCTTTGTCAAGCTGGCCCAGAGCGAGTACGCCCTGCTGGCAGAAATCATCCCTGAGCACCACCAGAAGAAGACCTTCGACTCCCTCATCCAG GAGGCGCTGGACAACCTGATGCTGGAGGGAGACAACATCGTCTCTGCAGCTCGCAGAGCCATAATGCGTCACGACTACTCAGCCGTGCTCACCATCTTCCCTATCCTCAgacacctgaaaatgaacaagTCTGAGTTTGACTCCACGCTGCAG GGGACAGCAGCAAGCACCAAGAACAAGCTGCCCACTCTCATCACCTCCATGGAGACCATCGGTGCCAAAGCTCTGGAGGAGTTCGCAGACAGCATCAAG AATGATCCTGATAAAGAGTACAACATGCCCAAGGATGGAACAGTACACGAGCTGACCAGCAAC GCCATCctgttcctgcagcagctgctggacTTCCACGAGACAGCCGGAGCCATGCTGGCCTCACAAG AGACGAGTTCATCAGCGAGCAGCTACACCTCTGAGTTCAACAAGAGGCTCCTCAGCACTTATATAT GTAAGGTGTTGGGGAACCTGCAGCTGAACCTGCTCAGTAAATCCAAAGTATACGAGGACTCGGCTCTGAGCGCCATCTTTCTGCACAACAACTACAACTACATCCTCAAGTCTCTGGAGAA GTCCGAGTTGATCCAGCTGGTGACGGTGACTCAGAAAAAGGCGGAGAGTTCGTACAGAGAGCTGATCGAGCAGCAGATCCAGATGTACCAGCGCAG CTGGCTGAAGGTCACAGAGCATCTGACCGACAGGAACATGCCTGTCTTCCAACCCGGCACCAAG CTGAAAGACAAGGAGCGGCAGGTGATAAAAGACAAGTTCAAG ggttttaatgacgGGCTGGAGGAGCTGTGCAAGATCCAGAAGGGCTGGGCCATCCCAGACAAGGAGCAGCGAGATTTCATCCGCCAGGCTCAGAGGAGGGTGGTGTCCGACGCCTACAGGGCCTTCCTGcacag
- the exoc7 gene encoding exocyst complex component 7 isoform X1 produces the protein MGITSRMIPTEDASARKREIEEKLKQEQETLSFIRENLEKSDQLTKGMVSILSSFESRLMQLENSIIPVHKQTENLQRLQENVDKTLSCMDHVISYYHVAKDTDRIIREGPTGRLDEYLACIAKIQKAVEYFQDNNPDSPELNTVKARFEKGKELLEAEFRSLLTRYSKPVPPILILDAISVDEELEVQEDVVLEHLPEAVLQDIICIAGWLVEYGRNQDFMNVYFQIRSNQLDRSIKGLKDHFRKNSANSGILYSPAVQTKRKDTPTKKAPKRPVYIPGTIRKAQNLLKQYSQHGLDGKKGGSNLTPLEGKDDVLDIEIDSYIHCISAFVKLAQSEYALLAEIIPEHHQKKTFDSLIQEALDNLMLEGDNIVSAARRAIMRHDYSAVLTIFPILRHLKMNKSEFDSTLQGTAASTKNKLPTLITSMETIGAKALEEFADSIKNDPDKEYNMPKDGTVHELTSNAILFLQQLLDFHETAGAMLASQETSSSASSYTSEFNKRLLSTYICKVLGNLQLNLLSKSKVYEDSALSAIFLHNNYNYILKSLEKSELIQLVTVTQKKAESSYRELIEQQIQMYQRSWLKVTEHLTDRNMPVFQPGTKLKDKERQVIKDKFKGFNDGLEELCKIQKGWAIPDKEQRDFIRQAQRRVVSDAYRAFLHRCANISFTKNPEKYHKYRPEEVEEMIGRLFDTSA, from the exons ATGGGAATTACTTCCAGGATGATTCCTACCGAGGATGCGTCGGCCAGGAAGAGGGAGATAGAGGAGAAACTGAAGCAG GAGCAAGAGACGCTGTCATTCATCCGAGAAAACCTGGAGAAGAGTGATCAGCTGACTAAGGGCATg GTCTCTATCCTGTCGTCTTTCGAGAGCCGCCTGATGCAGCTGGAGAACTCCATCATCCCGGtgcacaaacagacagagaacCTGCAGCGTCTGCAGGAGAACGTGGACAAGACTCTGTCCTGCATGGACCACGTCATCAGCTACTACCACGTGGCCAAAGACACGGACAGGATCATCAGAGAGGG GCCTACAGGTAGACTGGATGAGTACCTTGCTTGTATAGCAAAGATTCAGAAAGCTGTGGAATATTTCCAAGACAACAACCCTGACAGCCCTGAACTCAACACAGTG AAAGCACGCTTTGAGAAGGGCAAAGAGCTGCTGGAGGCCGAGTTCCGCAGCCTCCTGACCCGCTACAGTAAACCGGTTCCCCCCATCCTCATCCTGGATGCCATCAGTGTGGACGAAGAGCTGGAGGTCCAGGAGGATGTGGTGCTGGAACACCTGCCCGAAGCCGTGCTCCAAGACATCATCTGCATCGCCGGCTGGCTGGTGGAGTACGGACGCAACCAGG ATTTTATGAATGTCTACTTCCAGATCAGGTCCAACCAGTTGGATCGCTCCATCAAAGGCCTGAAGGATCACTTCCGCAAGAACAGCGCCAACTCCGGGATCCTCTACTCGCCCGCCGTCCAAACCAAACGCAAGGACACGCCCACCAAAAAGGCTCCCAAGAGACCAG TCTACATCCCAG GGACCATTCGCAAGGCTCAGAACCTTCTGAAACAGTACTCACAGCATGGGCTGGATGGGAAAAAGGGGGGCTCTAACCTCACTCCTTTGGAAG GAAAAGACGATGTTCTGGACATAGAGATTGACTCCTACATCCACTGCATCAGTGCCTTTGTCAAGCTGGCCCAGAGCGAGTACGCCCTGCTGGCAGAAATCATCCCTGAGCACCACCAGAAGAAGACCTTCGACTCCCTCATCCAG GAGGCGCTGGACAACCTGATGCTGGAGGGAGACAACATCGTCTCTGCAGCTCGCAGAGCCATAATGCGTCACGACTACTCAGCCGTGCTCACCATCTTCCCTATCCTCAgacacctgaaaatgaacaagTCTGAGTTTGACTCCACGCTGCAG GGGACAGCAGCAAGCACCAAGAACAAGCTGCCCACTCTCATCACCTCCATGGAGACCATCGGTGCCAAAGCTCTGGAGGAGTTCGCAGACAGCATCAAG AATGATCCTGATAAAGAGTACAACATGCCCAAGGATGGAACAGTACACGAGCTGACCAGCAAC GCCATCctgttcctgcagcagctgctggacTTCCACGAGACAGCCGGAGCCATGCTGGCCTCACAAG AGACGAGTTCATCAGCGAGCAGCTACACCTCTGAGTTCAACAAGAGGCTCCTCAGCACTTATATAT GTAAGGTGTTGGGGAACCTGCAGCTGAACCTGCTCAGTAAATCCAAAGTATACGAGGACTCGGCTCTGAGCGCCATCTTTCTGCACAACAACTACAACTACATCCTCAAGTCTCTGGAGAA GTCCGAGTTGATCCAGCTGGTGACGGTGACTCAGAAAAAGGCGGAGAGTTCGTACAGAGAGCTGATCGAGCAGCAGATCCAGATGTACCAGCGCAG CTGGCTGAAGGTCACAGAGCATCTGACCGACAGGAACATGCCTGTCTTCCAACCCGGCACCAAG CTGAAAGACAAGGAGCGGCAGGTGATAAAAGACAAGTTCAAG ggttttaatgacgGGCTGGAGGAGCTGTGCAAGATCCAGAAGGGCTGGGCCATCCCAGACAAGGAGCAGCGAGATTTCATCCGCCAGGCTCAGAGGAGGGTGGTGTCCGACGCCTACAGGGCCTTCCTGcacag
- the exoc7 gene encoding exocyst complex component 7 isoform X2, with the protein MGITSRMIPTEDASARKREIEEKLKQEQETLSFIRENLEKSDQLTKGMVSILSSFESRLMQLENSIIPVHKQTENLQRLQENVDKTLSCMDHVISYYHVAKDTDRIIREGPTGRLDEYLACIAKIQKAVEYFQDNNPDSPELNTVKARFEKGKELLEAEFRSLLTRYSKPVPPILILDAISVDEELEVQEDVVLEHLPEAVLQDIICIAGWLVEYGRNQDFMNVYFQIRSNQLDRSIKGLKDHFRKNSANSGILYSPAVQTKRKDTPTKKAPKRPGTIRKAQNLLKQYSQHGLDGKKGGSNLTPLEGKDDVLDIEIDSYIHCISAFVKLAQSEYALLAEIIPEHHQKKTFDSLIQEALDNLMLEGDNIVSAARRAIMRHDYSAVLTIFPILRHLKMNKSEFDSTLQGTAASTKNKLPTLITSMETIGAKALEEFADSIKNDPDKEYNMPKDGTVHELTSNAILFLQQLLDFHETAGAMLASQETSSSASSYTSEFNKRLLSTYICKVLGNLQLNLLSKSKVYEDSALSAIFLHNNYNYILKSLEKSELIQLVTVTQKKAESSYRELIEQQIQMYQRSWLKVTEHLTDRNMPVFQPGTKLKDKERQVIKDKFKGFNDGLEELCKIQKGWAIPDKEQRDFIRQAQRRVVSDAYRAFLHRCANISFTKNPEKYHKYRPEEVEEMIGRLFDTSA; encoded by the exons ATGGGAATTACTTCCAGGATGATTCCTACCGAGGATGCGTCGGCCAGGAAGAGGGAGATAGAGGAGAAACTGAAGCAG GAGCAAGAGACGCTGTCATTCATCCGAGAAAACCTGGAGAAGAGTGATCAGCTGACTAAGGGCATg GTCTCTATCCTGTCGTCTTTCGAGAGCCGCCTGATGCAGCTGGAGAACTCCATCATCCCGGtgcacaaacagacagagaacCTGCAGCGTCTGCAGGAGAACGTGGACAAGACTCTGTCCTGCATGGACCACGTCATCAGCTACTACCACGTGGCCAAAGACACGGACAGGATCATCAGAGAGGG GCCTACAGGTAGACTGGATGAGTACCTTGCTTGTATAGCAAAGATTCAGAAAGCTGTGGAATATTTCCAAGACAACAACCCTGACAGCCCTGAACTCAACACAGTG AAAGCACGCTTTGAGAAGGGCAAAGAGCTGCTGGAGGCCGAGTTCCGCAGCCTCCTGACCCGCTACAGTAAACCGGTTCCCCCCATCCTCATCCTGGATGCCATCAGTGTGGACGAAGAGCTGGAGGTCCAGGAGGATGTGGTGCTGGAACACCTGCCCGAAGCCGTGCTCCAAGACATCATCTGCATCGCCGGCTGGCTGGTGGAGTACGGACGCAACCAGG ATTTTATGAATGTCTACTTCCAGATCAGGTCCAACCAGTTGGATCGCTCCATCAAAGGCCTGAAGGATCACTTCCGCAAGAACAGCGCCAACTCCGGGATCCTCTACTCGCCCGCCGTCCAAACCAAACGCAAGGACACGCCCACCAAAAAGGCTCCCAAGAGACCAG GGACCATTCGCAAGGCTCAGAACCTTCTGAAACAGTACTCACAGCATGGGCTGGATGGGAAAAAGGGGGGCTCTAACCTCACTCCTTTGGAAG GAAAAGACGATGTTCTGGACATAGAGATTGACTCCTACATCCACTGCATCAGTGCCTTTGTCAAGCTGGCCCAGAGCGAGTACGCCCTGCTGGCAGAAATCATCCCTGAGCACCACCAGAAGAAGACCTTCGACTCCCTCATCCAG GAGGCGCTGGACAACCTGATGCTGGAGGGAGACAACATCGTCTCTGCAGCTCGCAGAGCCATAATGCGTCACGACTACTCAGCCGTGCTCACCATCTTCCCTATCCTCAgacacctgaaaatgaacaagTCTGAGTTTGACTCCACGCTGCAG GGGACAGCAGCAAGCACCAAGAACAAGCTGCCCACTCTCATCACCTCCATGGAGACCATCGGTGCCAAAGCTCTGGAGGAGTTCGCAGACAGCATCAAG AATGATCCTGATAAAGAGTACAACATGCCCAAGGATGGAACAGTACACGAGCTGACCAGCAAC GCCATCctgttcctgcagcagctgctggacTTCCACGAGACAGCCGGAGCCATGCTGGCCTCACAAG AGACGAGTTCATCAGCGAGCAGCTACACCTCTGAGTTCAACAAGAGGCTCCTCAGCACTTATATAT GTAAGGTGTTGGGGAACCTGCAGCTGAACCTGCTCAGTAAATCCAAAGTATACGAGGACTCGGCTCTGAGCGCCATCTTTCTGCACAACAACTACAACTACATCCTCAAGTCTCTGGAGAA GTCCGAGTTGATCCAGCTGGTGACGGTGACTCAGAAAAAGGCGGAGAGTTCGTACAGAGAGCTGATCGAGCAGCAGATCCAGATGTACCAGCGCAG CTGGCTGAAGGTCACAGAGCATCTGACCGACAGGAACATGCCTGTCTTCCAACCCGGCACCAAG CTGAAAGACAAGGAGCGGCAGGTGATAAAAGACAAGTTCAAG ggttttaatgacgGGCTGGAGGAGCTGTGCAAGATCCAGAAGGGCTGGGCCATCCCAGACAAGGAGCAGCGAGATTTCATCCGCCAGGCTCAGAGGAGGGTGGTGTCCGACGCCTACAGGGCCTTCCTGcacag
- the exoc7 gene encoding exocyst complex component 7 isoform X3: MGITSRMIPTEDASARKREIEEKLKQEQETLSFIRENLEKSDQLTKGMVSILSSFESRLMQLENSIIPVHKQTENLQRLQENVDKTLSCMDHVISYYHVAKDTDRIIREGPTGRLDEYLACIAKIQKAVEYFQDNNPDSPELNTVKARFEKGKELLEAEFRSLLTRYSKPVPPILILDAISVDEELEVQEDVVLEHLPEAVLQDIICIAGWLVEYGRNQDFMNVYFQIRSNQLDRSIKGLKDHFRKNSANSGILYSPAVQTKRKDTPTKKAPKRPVYIPGYDHDLRVKHLSDAVTEKHGAAAGKDDVLDIEIDSYIHCISAFVKLAQSEYALLAEIIPEHHQKKTFDSLIQEALDNLMLEGDNIVSAARRAIMRHDYSAVLTIFPILRHLKMNKSEFDSTLQGTAASTKNKLPTLITSMETIGAKALEEFADSIKNDPDKEYNMPKDGTVHELTSNAILFLQQLLDFHETAGAMLASQETSSSASSYTSEFNKRLLSTYICKVLGNLQLNLLSKSKVYEDSALSAIFLHNNYNYILKSLEKSELIQLVTVTQKKAESSYRELIEQQIQMYQRSWLKVTEHLTDRNMPVFQPGTKLKDKERQVIKDKFKGFNDGLEELCKIQKGWAIPDKEQRDFIRQAQRRVVSDAYRAFLHRCANISFTKNPEKYHKYRPEEVEEMIGRLFDTSA, from the exons ATGGGAATTACTTCCAGGATGATTCCTACCGAGGATGCGTCGGCCAGGAAGAGGGAGATAGAGGAGAAACTGAAGCAG GAGCAAGAGACGCTGTCATTCATCCGAGAAAACCTGGAGAAGAGTGATCAGCTGACTAAGGGCATg GTCTCTATCCTGTCGTCTTTCGAGAGCCGCCTGATGCAGCTGGAGAACTCCATCATCCCGGtgcacaaacagacagagaacCTGCAGCGTCTGCAGGAGAACGTGGACAAGACTCTGTCCTGCATGGACCACGTCATCAGCTACTACCACGTGGCCAAAGACACGGACAGGATCATCAGAGAGGG GCCTACAGGTAGACTGGATGAGTACCTTGCTTGTATAGCAAAGATTCAGAAAGCTGTGGAATATTTCCAAGACAACAACCCTGACAGCCCTGAACTCAACACAGTG AAAGCACGCTTTGAGAAGGGCAAAGAGCTGCTGGAGGCCGAGTTCCGCAGCCTCCTGACCCGCTACAGTAAACCGGTTCCCCCCATCCTCATCCTGGATGCCATCAGTGTGGACGAAGAGCTGGAGGTCCAGGAGGATGTGGTGCTGGAACACCTGCCCGAAGCCGTGCTCCAAGACATCATCTGCATCGCCGGCTGGCTGGTGGAGTACGGACGCAACCAGG ATTTTATGAATGTCTACTTCCAGATCAGGTCCAACCAGTTGGATCGCTCCATCAAAGGCCTGAAGGATCACTTCCGCAAGAACAGCGCCAACTCCGGGATCCTCTACTCGCCCGCCGTCCAAACCAAACGCAAGGACACGCCCACCAAAAAGGCTCCCAAGAGACCAG TCTACATCCCAG GTTACGATCATGACTTGCGGGTCAAACACCTCTCTGACGCCGTGACCGAGAAGCACGGGGCCGCCGCAG GAAAAGACGATGTTCTGGACATAGAGATTGACTCCTACATCCACTGCATCAGTGCCTTTGTCAAGCTGGCCCAGAGCGAGTACGCCCTGCTGGCAGAAATCATCCCTGAGCACCACCAGAAGAAGACCTTCGACTCCCTCATCCAG GAGGCGCTGGACAACCTGATGCTGGAGGGAGACAACATCGTCTCTGCAGCTCGCAGAGCCATAATGCGTCACGACTACTCAGCCGTGCTCACCATCTTCCCTATCCTCAgacacctgaaaatgaacaagTCTGAGTTTGACTCCACGCTGCAG GGGACAGCAGCAAGCACCAAGAACAAGCTGCCCACTCTCATCACCTCCATGGAGACCATCGGTGCCAAAGCTCTGGAGGAGTTCGCAGACAGCATCAAG AATGATCCTGATAAAGAGTACAACATGCCCAAGGATGGAACAGTACACGAGCTGACCAGCAAC GCCATCctgttcctgcagcagctgctggacTTCCACGAGACAGCCGGAGCCATGCTGGCCTCACAAG AGACGAGTTCATCAGCGAGCAGCTACACCTCTGAGTTCAACAAGAGGCTCCTCAGCACTTATATAT GTAAGGTGTTGGGGAACCTGCAGCTGAACCTGCTCAGTAAATCCAAAGTATACGAGGACTCGGCTCTGAGCGCCATCTTTCTGCACAACAACTACAACTACATCCTCAAGTCTCTGGAGAA GTCCGAGTTGATCCAGCTGGTGACGGTGACTCAGAAAAAGGCGGAGAGTTCGTACAGAGAGCTGATCGAGCAGCAGATCCAGATGTACCAGCGCAG CTGGCTGAAGGTCACAGAGCATCTGACCGACAGGAACATGCCTGTCTTCCAACCCGGCACCAAG CTGAAAGACAAGGAGCGGCAGGTGATAAAAGACAAGTTCAAG ggttttaatgacgGGCTGGAGGAGCTGTGCAAGATCCAGAAGGGCTGGGCCATCCCAGACAAGGAGCAGCGAGATTTCATCCGCCAGGCTCAGAGGAGGGTGGTGTCCGACGCCTACAGGGCCTTCCTGcacag
- the exoc7 gene encoding exocyst complex component 7 isoform X4, whose protein sequence is MGITSRMIPTEDASARKREIEEKLKQEQETLSFIRENLEKSDQLTKGMVSILSSFESRLMQLENSIIPVHKQTENLQRLQENVDKTLSCMDHVISYYHVAKDTDRIIREGPTGRLDEYLACIAKIQKAVEYFQDNNPDSPELNTVKARFEKGKELLEAEFRSLLTRYSKPVPPILILDAISVDEELEVQEDVVLEHLPEAVLQDIICIAGWLVEYGRNQDFMNVYFQIRSNQLDRSIKGLKDHFRKNSANSGILYSPAVQTKRKDTPTKKAPKRPGYDHDLRVKHLSDAVTEKHGAAAGKDDVLDIEIDSYIHCISAFVKLAQSEYALLAEIIPEHHQKKTFDSLIQEALDNLMLEGDNIVSAARRAIMRHDYSAVLTIFPILRHLKMNKSEFDSTLQGTAASTKNKLPTLITSMETIGAKALEEFADSIKNDPDKEYNMPKDGTVHELTSNAILFLQQLLDFHETAGAMLASQETSSSASSYTSEFNKRLLSTYICKVLGNLQLNLLSKSKVYEDSALSAIFLHNNYNYILKSLEKSELIQLVTVTQKKAESSYRELIEQQIQMYQRSWLKVTEHLTDRNMPVFQPGTKLKDKERQVIKDKFKGFNDGLEELCKIQKGWAIPDKEQRDFIRQAQRRVVSDAYRAFLHRCANISFTKNPEKYHKYRPEEVEEMIGRLFDTSA, encoded by the exons ATGGGAATTACTTCCAGGATGATTCCTACCGAGGATGCGTCGGCCAGGAAGAGGGAGATAGAGGAGAAACTGAAGCAG GAGCAAGAGACGCTGTCATTCATCCGAGAAAACCTGGAGAAGAGTGATCAGCTGACTAAGGGCATg GTCTCTATCCTGTCGTCTTTCGAGAGCCGCCTGATGCAGCTGGAGAACTCCATCATCCCGGtgcacaaacagacagagaacCTGCAGCGTCTGCAGGAGAACGTGGACAAGACTCTGTCCTGCATGGACCACGTCATCAGCTACTACCACGTGGCCAAAGACACGGACAGGATCATCAGAGAGGG GCCTACAGGTAGACTGGATGAGTACCTTGCTTGTATAGCAAAGATTCAGAAAGCTGTGGAATATTTCCAAGACAACAACCCTGACAGCCCTGAACTCAACACAGTG AAAGCACGCTTTGAGAAGGGCAAAGAGCTGCTGGAGGCCGAGTTCCGCAGCCTCCTGACCCGCTACAGTAAACCGGTTCCCCCCATCCTCATCCTGGATGCCATCAGTGTGGACGAAGAGCTGGAGGTCCAGGAGGATGTGGTGCTGGAACACCTGCCCGAAGCCGTGCTCCAAGACATCATCTGCATCGCCGGCTGGCTGGTGGAGTACGGACGCAACCAGG ATTTTATGAATGTCTACTTCCAGATCAGGTCCAACCAGTTGGATCGCTCCATCAAAGGCCTGAAGGATCACTTCCGCAAGAACAGCGCCAACTCCGGGATCCTCTACTCGCCCGCCGTCCAAACCAAACGCAAGGACACGCCCACCAAAAAGGCTCCCAAGAGACCAG GTTACGATCATGACTTGCGGGTCAAACACCTCTCTGACGCCGTGACCGAGAAGCACGGGGCCGCCGCAG GAAAAGACGATGTTCTGGACATAGAGATTGACTCCTACATCCACTGCATCAGTGCCTTTGTCAAGCTGGCCCAGAGCGAGTACGCCCTGCTGGCAGAAATCATCCCTGAGCACCACCAGAAGAAGACCTTCGACTCCCTCATCCAG GAGGCGCTGGACAACCTGATGCTGGAGGGAGACAACATCGTCTCTGCAGCTCGCAGAGCCATAATGCGTCACGACTACTCAGCCGTGCTCACCATCTTCCCTATCCTCAgacacctgaaaatgaacaagTCTGAGTTTGACTCCACGCTGCAG GGGACAGCAGCAAGCACCAAGAACAAGCTGCCCACTCTCATCACCTCCATGGAGACCATCGGTGCCAAAGCTCTGGAGGAGTTCGCAGACAGCATCAAG AATGATCCTGATAAAGAGTACAACATGCCCAAGGATGGAACAGTACACGAGCTGACCAGCAAC GCCATCctgttcctgcagcagctgctggacTTCCACGAGACAGCCGGAGCCATGCTGGCCTCACAAG AGACGAGTTCATCAGCGAGCAGCTACACCTCTGAGTTCAACAAGAGGCTCCTCAGCACTTATATAT GTAAGGTGTTGGGGAACCTGCAGCTGAACCTGCTCAGTAAATCCAAAGTATACGAGGACTCGGCTCTGAGCGCCATCTTTCTGCACAACAACTACAACTACATCCTCAAGTCTCTGGAGAA GTCCGAGTTGATCCAGCTGGTGACGGTGACTCAGAAAAAGGCGGAGAGTTCGTACAGAGAGCTGATCGAGCAGCAGATCCAGATGTACCAGCGCAG CTGGCTGAAGGTCACAGAGCATCTGACCGACAGGAACATGCCTGTCTTCCAACCCGGCACCAAG CTGAAAGACAAGGAGCGGCAGGTGATAAAAGACAAGTTCAAG ggttttaatgacgGGCTGGAGGAGCTGTGCAAGATCCAGAAGGGCTGGGCCATCCCAGACAAGGAGCAGCGAGATTTCATCCGCCAGGCTCAGAGGAGGGTGGTGTCCGACGCCTACAGGGCCTTCCTGcacag